A single Musa acuminata AAA Group cultivar baxijiao chromosome BXJ2-1, Cavendish_Baxijiao_AAA, whole genome shotgun sequence DNA region contains:
- the LOC103991745 gene encoding uncharacterized protein LOC103991745 — MVGHAHRIPLEVVTSMLEMADLAWVALEHRRGGRAGDAKDDEAAQLRAENLRLRAILADNLAILQTIYDSPTLSSDCPPDLHSRLLAAVENSSFLGELELLRKGSNDIPNCGIPAAETKGAELNGVEVPIKIDDGEPSWWVWITHEITPDCLEEVSRIDNENYVIISEENVVDGISNFIARCILEHPESKILSPEELQKAVVRAMDNTKDKRKWKHIWEAGKVIYTLSTWGIALAGLYRQRALLKAAARGVSASANFVLKAL; from the exons ATGGTGGGGCACGCGCATAGGATCCCGCTCGAGGTGGTGACATCGATGCTCGAGATGGCGGACTTGGCCTGGGTTGCTCTTGAGCACCGGCGCGGGGGCAGAGCCGGGGACGCCAAGGATGATGAGGCCGCACAGCTCCGGGCCGAGAACCTCCGTCTGAGAGCCATACTCGCCGACAATCTTGCGATCCTGCAAACCATCTATGATTCGCCGACTCTCTCCAGCGATTGCCCTCCCGAT TTGCATTCCCGCCTTTTAGCTGCAGTTGAGAACTCGAGCTTTCTGGGAGAACTTGAATTGCTTCGTAAAGGGTCAAATGACATTCCGAATTGTGGAATCCCAGCAGCCGAAACGAAAG GTGCCGAGCTGAATGGTGTGGAAGTTCCAATCAAGATTGATGATGGGGAACCTAGTTGGTGGGTTTGGATAACGCATGAAATCACTCCAGATTGTTTGGAAGAAGTCAGCAGGATTGACAATGAAAATTATGTTATCATTAGTGAAGAAAATGTAGTTGATGGAATTTCAAACTTCATTGCAAGGTGCATTTTGGAACACCCAGAATCTAAG ATATTGTCCCCAGAAGAGCTGCAAAAAG CTGTGGTAAGGGCCATGGATAACACGAAAGATAAGAGGAAATGGAAGCACATTTGGGAGGCTGGGAAAGTCATTTATACCTTATCGACCTGGGGTATTGCTTTAGCAGG GTTATACAGGCAAAGGGCTCTCCTGAAAGCTGCAGCAAGGGGGGTCAGCGCATCCGCCAACTTTGTTCTCAAGGCTCTCTAG
- the LOC103991736 gene encoding phosphatidylinositol 4-phosphate 5-kinase 1, which produces MGGGRSRLLHCAFPPPLFASIAFLLLLPFVLFYFNRAFTTANSLLLASACLALVSILLVWSRFLKLRAARKGVPVRWFIGDDVAGRVSNRGIKSGKAEREGVVFFGNGDAYEGELHKGRCHGSGVYRFFVKGRYEGDWVDGKYDGHGTESWARGSRYRGQYRQGMRHGFGAYRFYDGDCYAGEWVGGQSHGCGVQTFSEGSCYSGEFKCGVKHGLGRYRFRNGDWYSGEYFGDKIHGFGVYNFANGHCYEGSWHEGRRQGFGTYTFRNGERRSGEWDCGVLKNSLLASDPVVERVLEAARKAAENATLLPLVEEQVKQAVSAANKAVTAARVAAIRAVQNQKDGKCCDLYV; this is translated from the exons ATGGGAGGTGGCCGTTCCCGTCTGCTCCACTGCGCCTTCCCTCCTCCTCTCTTCGCCTCCATcgccttccttcttctcctccctttCGTCTTGTTCTACTTCAACCGAGCCTTCACCACGGCCAACAGCCTTCTCCTCGCCTCTGCCTGCTTAGCTCTTGTCTCCATCCTCCTCGTCTGGTCACGCTTCCTTAAGCTCAGAGCGGCACGGAAGGGCGTACCGGTTCGGTGGTTCATCGGCGACGACGTTGCTGGAAGAGTTTCCAACAGAGGGATCAAGAGTGGCAAGGCTGAGCGTGAAGGAGTGGTGTTCTTTGGTAATGGGGACGCGTACGAAGGGGAGCTTCACAAGGGGAGGTGTCACGGGAGTGGGGTGTACCGCTTCTTCGTCAAGGGGCGGTATGAGGGGGATTGGGTTGACGGGAAGTACGACGGGCATGGGACTGAGAGCTGGGCGAGGGGAAGCCGGTACCGGGGGCAATATCGACAGGGGATGCGGCACGGTTTCGGGGCGTACAGGTTCTACGACGGGGACTGCTACGCCGGCGAGTGGGTCGGCGGGCAGAGCCACGGGTGCGGCGTCCAGACCTTCTCCGAAGGCAGCTGCTATTCTGGGGAGTTCAAGTGCGGGGTCAAGCACGGCCTTGGCCGGTATCGCTTCAG AAATGGTGATTGGTATAGTGGCGAATATTTCGGAGACAAAATCCATGGTTTTGGGGTGTACAACTTTGCTAATGGCCACTGCTACGAGGGCTCATGGCATGAAGGAAGGAGACAGGGTTTTGGAACATACACATTCCGAAATGGTGAGAGGAGGTCTGGTGAGTGGGACTGTGGCGTTCTGAAGAACAGCCTCCTCGCATCAGACCCTGTTGTCGAGCGAGTTCTTGAG GCTGCAAGGAAGGCAGCAGAGAATGCTACCCTTCTTCCGCTGGTGGAGGAGCAAGTTAAACAGGCTGTTTCAGCTGCAAATAAAGCAGTCACAGCTGCCCGAGTTGCCGCAATCAGAGCAGTCCAGAACCAGAAGGACGGGAAATGCTGTGATCTATACGTGTAA
- the LOC135598775 gene encoding methylcrotonoyl-CoA carboxylase beta chain, mitochondrial-like: MLRVLARRSWRQLQRRHHQVAMPFCSAVLPDGIDRSSDAFACNSAAVQDVISQLQSNILQVLGGGGPRAVERNRSRNKLLPRERIDRMIDPGSSFLELSQLAGFDLYEESLPSGGIITGIGPVHGRLCMFVANDPTVKGGTYYPITVKKHLRAQEIAAECKLPCIYLVDSGGANLPRQADVFPDRDNFGRIFYNQAKMSAEGIPQIALVLGSCTAGGAYIPAMADESVIVKGNGTIFLAGPPLVKAATGEEVSAEDLGGASMHCKISGVSDHFATDEIHGLTIGRNIVKNLYMAGRGENSPPSNSSSYEDPLYDEKELTSIAPVDQKQPFDIRSIIARIVDGSEFDEFKKYYGTTLVTGFARIYGQSVGIIGNNGILFTESALKGSHFIELCAQRNIPLIFLQNITGFMVGSKSEASGIAKAGAKMVMAVSCSKVPKITIIVGGSFGAGNYGMCGRAYSPNFLFMWPTAKISVMGGNQAAGVLAQIERSNKKRQGIEWSKEEEDKFKSKVVEGYDREASPYFSTARLWDDGIIHPSDTRKVIGLCLSASIKPHPEDTKYGVFRM; the protein is encoded by the exons ATGCTGAGGGTTCTTGCGAGGCGATCGTGGAGGCAACTCCAACGGCGCCACCACCAGGTGGCGATGCCCTTCTGCTCCGCCGTCCTTCCTGACGGCATCGACCGGAGCTCCGACGCTTTTGCCTGTAATTCCGCCGCCGTACAGGACGTTATCTCGCAACTCCAATCCAACATCCTCCAG GTTCTCGGCGGCGGAGGCCCCCGAGCCGTGGAGAGGAACAGGAGCCGCAACAAGCTTCTTCCCAGGGAGCGGATCGACCGGATGATCGATCCTGGGTCGTCGTTTCTTGAGCTATCTCAG CTTGCAGGCTTTGACCTGTACGAAGAGTCATTACCATCTGGGGGAATCATTACTGGAATAGGACCTGTACATGGGCGGCTGTGCATGTTTGTGGCCAATGACCCCACTGTAAAGGGTGGGACATATTACCCAATCACTGTTAAGAAGCATCTTAGGGCACAAGAAATTGCAGCTGAATGCAAGTTGCCATGCATATACCTTGTTGACAGTGGAGGTGCTAACCTTCCAAGGCAAGCTGATGTTTTTCCTGACCGAGACAATTTTGGTAGGATATTCTATAACCAAGCAAAAATGTCAGCTGAGGGTATACCCCAGATTGCTCTGGTTTTAGGTTCTTGTACAGCTGGTGGAGCTTATATACCTGCAATGGCTGATGAAAGTGTGATTGTGAAAGGCAATGGAACAATATTTTTAGCTGGCCCTCCCCTTGTTAAG GCTGCTACAGGAGAAGAGGTATCTGCTGAGGATTTGGGAGGTGCCTCCATGCACTGTAAGATATCAGGAGTATCTGATCATTTTGCAACAG ATGAGATTCATGGCCTGACAATTGGGAGAAATATTGTTAAGAACTTATATATGGCTGGGAGAGGGGAAAATAGTCCACCAAGTAATTCTTCTTCTTATGAGGATCCATTATATGATGAGAAGGAACTTACATCGATTGCACCTGTCGATCAGAAGCAGCCTTTTGATATTCGATCCATTATTGCTCGTATTGTAGATGGCAGTGAATTTGATGAATTCAAGAAGTACTATGGCACG ACACTTGTGACAGGTTTTGCAAGGATCTATGGGCAGTCAGTTGGGATAATTGGAAATAACGGCATATTGTTTACTGAATCTGCTTTGAAAGGATCTCACTTTATCGAGTTGTGTGCACAACGTAATATTCCTTTAATATTTCTTCAGAATATCACTGGATTTATG GTTGGGTCTAAGTCTGAGGCAAGTGGTATTGCTAAAGCTGGAGCGAAAATGGTCATGGCAGTTTCCTGTTCAAAG GTTCCTAAAATAACAATAATTGTTGGTGGAAGTTTTGGTGCTGGGAATTATGGAATGTGTGGACGTGCATATAGTCCTAATTTCTTGTTTATGTGGCCTACTGCCAAGATATCTGTGATGGGTGGCAATCAG GCTGCTGGTGTCCTCGCCCAAATTGAGAGGAGCAACAAGAAACGACAAGGAATTGAG TGGAGCAAGGAGGAAGAGGATAAATTTAAAAGCAAGGTTGTGGAAGGCTACGACAGAGAAGCCAGCCCTTATTTCTCTACTGCAAGGCTTTGGGATGATGGTATCATACACCCATCTGACACCAGAAAGGTCATCGGCCTCTGTCTCTCTGCCTCCATTAAGCCCCATCCCGAGGACACCAAATACGGTGTCTTTAGAATGTGA